A region from the Triticum urartu cultivar G1812 chromosome 1, Tu2.1, whole genome shotgun sequence genome encodes:
- the LOC125532865 gene encoding uncharacterized protein LOC125532865, with protein MGPARDWSGLPEDLLLVAMAAMEVPDVLRSGAVCCSWRSASATFRRLLLPSTALNQPPCLLYACDAYGADDATALYSPSANATFRLPSSLRGVVGSAHGWLFTTDEAANPYLLNPLTGARAALPPITTLEGVKIHSIPDDDGGVLYDVDRGMRSFPKVKQANARTAKDWVYGRVAISAAGASPECIVLLAHTPCGSLSFARPGDESWTSLPEPYSTTEVAIAVYNERDGLFYTLCEGGVVCTFDLSNPSSPAVRRIAYGAKMHSSGSAARHSHYLLFTPGNAILVVTRRFARALDTPRGGGVATTDLWIHKVRGRDWTGLGDNPLILGRNSPLCLPIKDYPMLRPNCAYLTDDLQQHYTPVRRRNLGIWDFETGSLQKLDDLRPLLPWLDTPPPIWITPSFY; from the coding sequence ATGGGGCCAGCACGGGACTGGTCCGGGCTGCCGGAGgacctcctcctcgtcgccatgGCCGCGATGGAAGTCCCCGACGTCCTCCGCTCGGGAGCCGTCTGCTGCTCCTGGCGCTCCGCGTCCGCCACGTTCCGTCGTCTCCTTCTCCCCTCCACGGCGCTGAACCAGCCTCCGTGCCTGCTATACGCGTGCGATGCCTACGGAGCAGACGACGCCACGGCGCTCTACTCCCCCTCTGCCAACGCCACCTTCCGCCTGCCATCCTCGCTCCGCGGCGTCGTCGGGTCGGCGCACGGGTGGCTCTTCACTACCGACGAGGCGGCCAACCCCTACCTCCTCAACCCTCTCACCGGCGCCCGGGCCGCGCTCCCGCCCATCACCACTCTCGAGGGCGTGAAGATCCACAGCATCCCGGACGACGATGGCGGTGTACTCTACGACGTTGACCGCGGGATGCGGAGCTTCCCGAAAGTGAAACAGGCCAATGCGCGGACCGCGAAGGACTGGGTGTACGGCCGGGTCGCCATCTCCGCGGCGGGCGCGTCGCCGGAGTGCATCGTCTTGCTCGCACACACGCCGTGCGGAAGTCTCTCCTTCGCGAGGCCCGGCGACGAGAGCTGGACCTCGCTGCCTGAACCATACTCGACCACGGAGGTCGCCATTGCTGTCTACAACGAGAGGGATGGCCTGTTTTACACGCTATGCGAGGGCGGCGTCGTGTGCACCTTCGACCTGAGCAACCCGTCGTCCCCGGCGGTGCGGCGCATAGCATACGGTGCGAAGATGCATTCGTCAGGCAGCGCTGCTAGGCACTCGCACTACCTCCTGTTCACGCCGGGCAACGCCATCCTGGTGGTGACGAGGCGCTTTGCCAGGGCACTGGACACTCCGCGTGGCGGCGGCGTTGCCACAACTGACCTCTGGATCCACAAGGTCCGCGGTCGGGACTGGACAGGCTTGGGTGACAATCCTCTCATCCTCGGCCGGAACTCGCCGCTGTGCCTCCCGATCAAGGACTATCCCATGTTGCGCCCAAACTGCGCCTATCTGACGGACGATCTTCAGCAGCACTACACGCCAGTCAGGCGGCGCAACCTCGGCATCTGGGACTTCGAGACCGGGAGCCTGCAGAAGCTTGACGATCTCAGGCCTCTCCTTCCTTGGCTGGATACACCACCACCAATTTGGATTACGCCATCTTTTTACTAG